A genomic segment from Candidatus Cybelea sp. encodes:
- the sufB gene encoding Fe-S cluster assembly protein SufB — MALKLDAPVKPAQLIEDYRHGFHDTENYVFKSDKGLTREIVERISRMKDEPAWMLEFRLKAYDLFLSKPMPTWGDTKRLSEIDFADIHYFVKSTDQTERSWDDVPEDIKRTFDRLGIPEAERKFLSGVSAQYESEVVYHNTSKALDEQGVLFCDMDTAVKKYPDIVRKYFATVIPPGDNKFAALNSAVWSGGSFIYVPPGVEVAMPLQAYFRINAENMGQFERTLIIADKGAKVHYIEGCTAPKFSTSSLHSAVVELIAMEGASIRYTTIQNWYRNIFNLVTKRAIAYKDATIEWVDGNIGSRLTMKYPSIYLMGEGARGEILSMAFAGEGQHQDAGAKVIHAAPRTTSVVTNKSVSAHGGKTTYRGLVEVHPGAVGAKTRVRCDALIMDEESSSDTKPTMKIHEQRSTVEHEASVSKIGEEQLFYAMSRGLSEADATAMIVNGFFDFFVKELPMEYAVELNRLVKMEMEGAVG, encoded by the coding sequence ATGGCATTGAAGTTAGACGCTCCGGTGAAGCCGGCCCAGCTCATCGAGGATTACCGGCACGGGTTCCACGACACCGAAAACTACGTCTTTAAATCGGACAAGGGCCTGACCCGCGAAATCGTCGAGCGGATTAGCCGGATGAAGGACGAGCCCGCTTGGATGCTCGAGTTCCGGCTCAAAGCGTACGACCTCTTCCTCTCTAAGCCGATGCCGACGTGGGGCGACACCAAGCGCCTGAGCGAGATCGACTTCGCCGACATCCATTATTTCGTGAAGTCGACCGACCAGACGGAGCGCTCTTGGGACGACGTCCCGGAGGATATCAAGCGGACGTTCGATCGCTTGGGTATCCCCGAGGCCGAGCGCAAGTTCTTGTCCGGCGTCTCCGCCCAGTACGAGAGCGAGGTCGTCTATCACAACACGAGCAAGGCGCTCGACGAGCAAGGCGTGCTCTTCTGCGACATGGACACCGCCGTCAAAAAGTACCCCGATATCGTTCGGAAGTACTTCGCGACGGTGATTCCGCCCGGCGACAACAAGTTCGCCGCGCTGAATTCTGCGGTGTGGTCGGGAGGGTCGTTCATCTACGTGCCGCCGGGCGTCGAAGTGGCGATGCCTTTGCAGGCGTATTTCCGAATCAACGCCGAGAACATGGGCCAGTTCGAGCGCACGCTGATCATCGCCGACAAGGGCGCCAAGGTGCACTACATCGAGGGCTGCACCGCGCCGAAGTTTTCGACGTCTTCGCTGCACTCCGCGGTGGTCGAGCTGATCGCGATGGAGGGTGCGTCGATCCGCTACACGACGATTCAAAACTGGTATCGCAATATCTTCAATCTCGTCACCAAGCGCGCGATCGCGTACAAGGATGCCACCATCGAGTGGGTCGACGGCAACATCGGCTCGCGCCTGACGATGAAGTATCCCTCGATCTATCTGATGGGTGAGGGCGCGCGCGGCGAGATCCTGTCGATGGCGTTTGCCGGTGAGGGTCAGCACCAGGATGCGGGCGCGAAGGTTATCCACGCCGCTCCCCGGACGACGTCGGTAGTAACGAATAAATCGGTGAGCGCGCACGGTGGTAAAACGACCTATCGCGGGCTCGTCGAGGTGCATCCGGGCGCGGTCGGCGCGAAGACGCGCGTCCGCTGCGATGCATTGATCATGGATGAGGAGTCGTCGAGCGATACGAAGCCGACGATGAAGATTCACGAGCAGCGCTCGACCGTCGAGCACGAGGCGAGCGTCAGCAAAATCGGCGAAGAGCAGCTCTTCTACGCGATGTCTCGCGGTCTCTCAGAAGCCGATGCCACGGCGATGATCGTCAACGGCTTCTTCGACTTCTTCGTCAAGGAACTGCCGATGGAATATGCGGTCGAACTCAACCGCTTGGTGAAAATGGAGATGGAAGGCGCCGTAGGCTAG
- a CDS encoding PaaI family thioesterase — MSIDFSHAPHAWEKEKSNFVALLDLKLERVEHGKAVMRMPYRPEITNGTGAVHGGAIVSLCDTVFYVALASIYGREQDTTTIALQCNFLAPAGPPHDLVAEARVLRGGRRIVYGEVYVRSGTEIVAHATLDFLNSYPKEKPAKSGHFTPPA, encoded by the coding sequence ATGAGCATCGATTTCTCACACGCACCCCATGCCTGGGAGAAGGAGAAGAGCAACTTCGTTGCACTCCTCGATCTGAAGCTCGAACGCGTCGAGCACGGCAAGGCCGTGATGCGCATGCCGTACCGCCCCGAGATCACCAACGGCACGGGCGCCGTGCATGGGGGCGCGATCGTCAGCCTCTGCGACACCGTCTTCTATGTTGCGCTCGCTTCGATCTACGGCCGCGAGCAGGATACGACGACGATCGCCCTGCAGTGCAACTTCCTCGCTCCGGCCGGTCCGCCCCACGATCTCGTCGCCGAGGCGCGCGTGCTGCGCGGCGGCCGGCGCATCGTCTACGGCGAGGTCTACGTCCGCAGCGGCACGGAGATCGTCGCGCACGCCACGCTCGATTTCCTCAACAGCTACCCCAAGGAGAAGCCGGCGAAGTCGGGCCACTTCACGCCCCCCGCCTAA
- the speD gene encoding adenosylmethionine decarboxylase, with the protein MKALGRHIVCELSGCHPALLSDITGIAAMMNAAATAAGATIMESAFHRFEPQGVSGTVILAESHLSIHTWPEMGYAAMDFYTCGEHTDPWLACDYAARTLAAKSVLATELKRGIEKSDGEFTHVIDRNASAETLSA; encoded by the coding sequence TTGAAGGCACTCGGCAGGCACATCGTGTGCGAGCTCTCGGGCTGTCATCCTGCATTACTTTCCGACATCACCGGCATTGCCGCCATGATGAACGCGGCCGCCACGGCCGCCGGCGCTACAATTATGGAGAGCGCCTTTCACCGATTTGAGCCGCAGGGCGTCTCTGGAACGGTCATTTTGGCCGAGTCTCATCTTTCGATCCACACCTGGCCCGAAATGGGCTACGCGGCGATGGACTTTTATACATGTGGCGAGCATACCGACCCCTGGCTCGCTTGCGATTACGCCGCTCGCACCCTCGCTGCCAAGAGCGTGCTGGCAACCGAGCTCAAGCGCGGCATCGAAAAAAGCGACGGTGAGTTTACTCACGTCATCGATCGCAACGCGAGCGCAGAAACGCTTTCGGCGTAA
- the gcvH gene encoding glycine cleavage system protein GcvH, with protein MAQPEDLLYSKEHEWVRLDGDTATIGITDYAQGSLGDIVFVELPKVGATIEQFGNVGVVESVKAVSDLFTPISGEVIEINGTLDDDPAAVNREPYGAGWLIKVRLRDNGETANLLSPTEYELLAAE; from the coding sequence GTGGCGCAGCCCGAGGATCTGCTCTACAGTAAGGAACACGAATGGGTTCGCCTTGACGGCGACACCGCGACGATCGGCATCACCGATTACGCGCAAGGCTCGCTTGGCGATATCGTCTTCGTCGAGCTGCCGAAAGTCGGCGCCACGATCGAGCAGTTCGGCAACGTCGGCGTCGTCGAGTCGGTCAAAGCCGTCTCGGATCTCTTCACCCCGATCTCCGGCGAAGTCATCGAGATCAACGGTACGCTCGACGACGATCCCGCCGCCGTGAACCGCGAGCCGTACGGCGCCGGCTGGCTGATCAAAGTGCGCCTGCGCGACAACGGCGAAACCGCCAACCTCCTCAGCCCCACCGAATACGAGCTGCTCGCGGCCGAATAG
- the gcvT gene encoding glycine cleavage system aminomethyltransferase GcvT, producing the protein MATDELKRTALYDDHARAGARLVPFGGFEMPVQYTSILKEHDAVRHRAGLFDLSHMGQFWLTGGAVAQWADTLTINSVVTMKDWQARYNIFCNDAGGARDDTIFYSLDDRWLLVVNASNADKMWEHVNAFAPEYGVSLENRHGKDALIAIQGPLSVQMLQPHVPDVGLAAMRYYFSARGTVNGVPAVIARTGYTGEDGFELFVAGDSASQLWQVLLEAHAGEGLEPCGLGARDVLRLEAGMPLYGHELTEEITPVQAGQLWAIKFNKENFIGKEALQAQIDRDDYPRIVGLVMHGRAPAREGYPVMHHGRRVGEIRSGSIGPSVENKNIATALVERDSAHPNTTLGVEIRGALHNATVVPLPFYKRPK; encoded by the coding sequence GTGGCCACCGACGAGTTAAAGCGAACCGCTCTTTACGACGATCACGCCCGCGCGGGCGCGCGGCTCGTGCCGTTCGGCGGTTTCGAGATGCCGGTCCAGTACACGAGCATCCTCAAAGAGCACGACGCGGTGCGTCATCGCGCGGGCCTCTTCGACCTTTCCCACATGGGGCAGTTCTGGCTCACCGGCGGTGCGGTCGCGCAATGGGCCGATACGCTGACCATCAACTCGGTCGTGACGATGAAGGATTGGCAAGCGCGCTACAACATTTTTTGCAACGACGCCGGCGGCGCCCGCGACGACACGATCTTTTATTCTCTCGACGATCGCTGGCTGCTGGTCGTCAATGCCTCGAACGCCGATAAAATGTGGGAGCACGTCAACGCCTTTGCTCCCGAATACGGCGTGTCGCTGGAGAATCGGCATGGTAAAGACGCGCTGATCGCGATTCAAGGGCCGCTCTCCGTGCAGATGCTGCAGCCGCACGTCCCCGATGTCGGCCTCGCAGCGATGAGGTACTACTTCAGCGCGCGCGGTACCGTCAACGGCGTGCCGGCGGTCATCGCGCGAACCGGGTACACCGGTGAAGACGGCTTCGAACTCTTCGTCGCCGGAGATTCCGCTTCGCAGCTCTGGCAAGTGCTGCTGGAAGCGCACGCGGGCGAGGGGCTCGAACCCTGCGGCCTCGGCGCGCGCGACGTGCTGCGGCTCGAAGCCGGCATGCCGCTCTACGGCCACGAGCTCACCGAAGAGATCACGCCCGTCCAAGCCGGCCAGCTCTGGGCGATCAAGTTCAACAAGGAAAATTTCATCGGAAAAGAAGCCCTGCAAGCGCAGATCGACCGCGACGACTATCCGAGAATTGTCGGCCTGGTAATGCACGGACGCGCGCCGGCGCGCGAAGGCTACCCCGTAATGCATCATGGCCGTCGGGTCGGCGAGATTCGCAGCGGTTCGATCGGGCCATCGGTCGAGAACAAGAACATCGCGACCGCGCTCGTCGAGCGGGATTCCGCACACCCGAATACGACGCTTGGCGTCGAAATTCGCGGCGCGTTGCACAACGCAACCGTCGTGCCGTTGCCCTTTTATAAACGTCCCAAATAA